From one Xiphophorus hellerii strain 12219 chromosome 18, Xiphophorus_hellerii-4.1, whole genome shotgun sequence genomic stretch:
- the numbl gene encoding numb-like protein isoform X2, with amino-acid sequence MSFQSEMGEAIELSSREHVTPEMNKLRQSLRRKKPTYVPEASRPHQWQADEEAVRKGKCNFAVRYLGLVEVEESRGMHVCEEAVKKLKVSGKKTVKAVLWVSADGLRVVDDKTKDLIVDQTIEKVSFCAPDRNYDKAFSYICRDGTTRRWMCHCFMALKDSGERLSHAVGCAFAACLERKQRREKECGVTASFDASRTSFVREGSFRINSSSSQQGSSSERDEKMQDKKKDQPSVVPALPPGSASPPEGTASQMERPEPGGPHAIPRRHAPIEQLVRQGSFRGFPALSQKNSPFKRQLSLRLNDLPSTLQRKTDFEAKNPEMDMGLPCEGDSSINALCCQINTSFANPSDELFSNPSMSANCPPTCTVPPILPPPPAPVQVTSSWVQPEPPLHSPPPVSAALQSGHKRTPSEAERWLEEVSKAVKAQQTPPSGPIIPTIPGPPSVTSHHISTQATLSSAPVSSVPLPLGTLPKSLISGPSALPCQTQMPLPPMSISSVPLIPGPPVSGPPMSLPSMSIPTMSGPSMSGAPMMQGSLPGPPGSLPSAMQPFPLAFDATPAPVGMFANQPVQPAFMPMQTYMPGLASSMTYPNASVPVVGITPSQMVANAFCTATGSSGTGPTMGSAAGGSKVGPLGTVGHHHSYPGVAGATGHPSGFNTATFSSTPPLSSAINGLPPHSSAAAMNLQNGTSVSGGSGESWPPEGSQLTAPGVSDSQDDDRFEAKWAALETKGATQSTGNKAPAATANPFSNSLQKTFEIEL; translated from the exons ATGAGTTTTCAGAGCGAGATGGGGGAGGCCATTGAACTCAG ttCCAGGGAGCACGTGACCCCGGAGATGAACAAGCTTCGTCAGAGTCTGAGGAGGAAGAAGCCCACCTATGTGCCAGAGGCCAGCAGACCGCATCAGTGGCAGGCTGACGAGGAGGCTGTACGCAAGGGCAAATGTAACTTTGCTGTTCGG taCCTGGGGCTTGTCGAGGTGGAGGAGTCGAGAGGAATGCACGTTTGTGAGGAGGCTGTTAAAAAGCTGAAAGTT AGTGGCAAAAAGACGGTAAAAGCAGTGCTGTGGGTTTCAGCTGATGGACTCAGGGTGGTTGATGACAAAACTAAG GACCTCATTGTGGACCAGACCATCGAGAAGGTTTCCTTCTGCGCTCCTGACCGGAACTACGACAAGGCCTTCTCCTACATCTGCAGAGATGGAACCACCAGACGGTGGATGTGCCACTGCTTCATGGCTCTGAAAGACTCG GGTGAGAGACTGAGCCATGCAGTCGGCTGTGCCTTCGCTGCCTGTCTGGAGAGAAAGCAGCGCAGAGAGAAGGAGTGTGGCGTGACGGCTTCTTTCGATGCCAGTCGCACTTCCTTTGTGCGCGAGGGCTCCTTCCGCATCAATTCATCTTCCAGCCAGCAGGGCAGCAGCAGTGAGCGAGATGAGAAGATGCAGGATAAAAAGAAAG ATCAGCCCTCTGTCGTCCCAGCTCTCCCTCCTGGCTCCGCCTCTCCACCCGAGGGGACGGCATCCCAGATGGAGCGTCCAGAACCAGGTGGGCCCCACGCCATCCCTCGCCGCCACGCACCCATCGAACAGCTGGTTCGCCAAGGCTCATTCAGGGGATTTCCAGCTCTAAGTCAGAAGAACTCTCCCTTTAAGAGACAGCTGTCGCTTCGCCTCAATGACCTGCCATCCACTCTGCAGCGCAAAACAGACTTTGAGGCCAAGAACCCTG AGATGGACATGGGGTTGCCTTGTGAGGGTGACAGTAGTATAAATGCACTGTGTTGCCAGATCAACACATCCTTCGCCAACCCATCAGACGAGCTCTTCTCCAACCCATCTATGTCTGCAAATTGCCCTCCGACCTGCACTGTGCCCCCAATTTTGCCTCCTCCGCCTGCACCTGTCCAGG tCACCTCATCCTGGGTGCAGCCAGAACCTCCTCTCCACTCCCCTCCTCCAGTTTCTGCTGCACTGCAGAGCGGTCACAAGCGCACCCCCTCAGAGGCTGAGAGATGGCTGGAGGAGGTCTCTAAGGCTGTCAAAGCCCAGCAGACGCCTCCCTCTGGGCCCATCATACCCACCATCCCTGGACCCCCTTCCGTAACCAGTCATCATATATCCACACAGGCGACATTGTCCTCTGCCCCAGTATCTTCTGTCCCCTTGCCCCTCGGTACTTTGCCCAAATCTCTTATCTCTGGCCCTTCTGCCCTTCCGTGTCAAACCCAAATGCCTCTCCCACCCATGTCAATATCATCTGTCCCTCTAATACCAGGTCCTCCAGTGTCAGGCCCCCCAATGTCTCTCCCATCCATGTCCATCCCAACTATGTCTGGCCCGAGCATGTCTGGAGCCCCCATGATGCagggctctctgcctgggcccCCTGGCTCCCTTCCAAGTGCAATGCAACCATTCCCCCTTGCTTTTGATGCTACTCCAGCCCCCGTTGGGATGTTTGCCAACCAGCCGGTCCAACCTGCCTTCATGCCCATGCAGACCTACATGCCTGGTCTGGCTAGCAGCATGACTTACCCCAACGCCAGCGTGCCAGTGGTAGGCATCACACCATCACAAATGGTGGCCAATGCCTTTTGCACTGCCACAGGCTCATCAGGCACAGGTCCGACCATGGGCTCGGCAGCTGGAGGGTCCAAAGTGGGGCCCTTGGGCACTGTCGGGCATCACCACTCCTATCCTGGAGTGGCTGGTGCAACCGGACACCCCTCAGGGTTTAACACAGCTACGTTTTCCTCCACTCCACCTCTGTCGTCAGCCATTAACGGCCTCCCACCCCACAGCAGTGCAGCCGCAATGAACCTCCAAAACGGGACTTCGGTCAGTGGTGGCAGTGGAGAGAGCTGGCCTCCAGAGGGCAGCCAACTAACCGCTCCAGGGGTTAGCGACTCCCAAGACGATGATCGTTTTGAAGCCAAGTGGGCGGCACTGGAGACAAAAGGAGCGACACAATCGACAGGGAACAAGGCACCGGCTGCCACAGCCAACCCATTCTCCAACAGTctgcaaaaaacatttgagattGAGCTCTGA
- the numbl gene encoding numb-like protein isoform X1, with protein sequence MSLICPHCMMVVPTLSTKSRMPIYGATRRSREHVTPEMNKLRQSLRRKKPTYVPEASRPHQWQADEEAVRKGKCNFAVRYLGLVEVEESRGMHVCEEAVKKLKVSGKKTVKAVLWVSADGLRVVDDKTKDLIVDQTIEKVSFCAPDRNYDKAFSYICRDGTTRRWMCHCFMALKDSGERLSHAVGCAFAACLERKQRREKECGVTASFDASRTSFVREGSFRINSSSSQQGSSSERDEKMQDKKKDQPSVVPALPPGSASPPEGTASQMERPEPGGPHAIPRRHAPIEQLVRQGSFRGFPALSQKNSPFKRQLSLRLNDLPSTLQRKTDFEAKNPEMDMGLPCEGDSSINALCCQINTSFANPSDELFSNPSMSANCPPTCTVPPILPPPPAPVQVTSSWVQPEPPLHSPPPVSAALQSGHKRTPSEAERWLEEVSKAVKAQQTPPSGPIIPTIPGPPSVTSHHISTQATLSSAPVSSVPLPLGTLPKSLISGPSALPCQTQMPLPPMSISSVPLIPGPPVSGPPMSLPSMSIPTMSGPSMSGAPMMQGSLPGPPGSLPSAMQPFPLAFDATPAPVGMFANQPVQPAFMPMQTYMPGLASSMTYPNASVPVVGITPSQMVANAFCTATGSSGTGPTMGSAAGGSKVGPLGTVGHHHSYPGVAGATGHPSGFNTATFSSTPPLSSAINGLPPHSSAAAMNLQNGTSVSGGSGESWPPEGSQLTAPGVSDSQDDDRFEAKWAALETKGATQSTGNKAPAATANPFSNSLQKTFEIEL encoded by the exons ATGAGTCTGATTTGCCCTCACTGTATGATGGTTGTGCCGACACTGTCGACAAAGTCCAGAATGCCGATTTATGGAGCAACTAGACG ttCCAGGGAGCACGTGACCCCGGAGATGAACAAGCTTCGTCAGAGTCTGAGGAGGAAGAAGCCCACCTATGTGCCAGAGGCCAGCAGACCGCATCAGTGGCAGGCTGACGAGGAGGCTGTACGCAAGGGCAAATGTAACTTTGCTGTTCGG taCCTGGGGCTTGTCGAGGTGGAGGAGTCGAGAGGAATGCACGTTTGTGAGGAGGCTGTTAAAAAGCTGAAAGTT AGTGGCAAAAAGACGGTAAAAGCAGTGCTGTGGGTTTCAGCTGATGGACTCAGGGTGGTTGATGACAAAACTAAG GACCTCATTGTGGACCAGACCATCGAGAAGGTTTCCTTCTGCGCTCCTGACCGGAACTACGACAAGGCCTTCTCCTACATCTGCAGAGATGGAACCACCAGACGGTGGATGTGCCACTGCTTCATGGCTCTGAAAGACTCG GGTGAGAGACTGAGCCATGCAGTCGGCTGTGCCTTCGCTGCCTGTCTGGAGAGAAAGCAGCGCAGAGAGAAGGAGTGTGGCGTGACGGCTTCTTTCGATGCCAGTCGCACTTCCTTTGTGCGCGAGGGCTCCTTCCGCATCAATTCATCTTCCAGCCAGCAGGGCAGCAGCAGTGAGCGAGATGAGAAGATGCAGGATAAAAAGAAAG ATCAGCCCTCTGTCGTCCCAGCTCTCCCTCCTGGCTCCGCCTCTCCACCCGAGGGGACGGCATCCCAGATGGAGCGTCCAGAACCAGGTGGGCCCCACGCCATCCCTCGCCGCCACGCACCCATCGAACAGCTGGTTCGCCAAGGCTCATTCAGGGGATTTCCAGCTCTAAGTCAGAAGAACTCTCCCTTTAAGAGACAGCTGTCGCTTCGCCTCAATGACCTGCCATCCACTCTGCAGCGCAAAACAGACTTTGAGGCCAAGAACCCTG AGATGGACATGGGGTTGCCTTGTGAGGGTGACAGTAGTATAAATGCACTGTGTTGCCAGATCAACACATCCTTCGCCAACCCATCAGACGAGCTCTTCTCCAACCCATCTATGTCTGCAAATTGCCCTCCGACCTGCACTGTGCCCCCAATTTTGCCTCCTCCGCCTGCACCTGTCCAGG tCACCTCATCCTGGGTGCAGCCAGAACCTCCTCTCCACTCCCCTCCTCCAGTTTCTGCTGCACTGCAGAGCGGTCACAAGCGCACCCCCTCAGAGGCTGAGAGATGGCTGGAGGAGGTCTCTAAGGCTGTCAAAGCCCAGCAGACGCCTCCCTCTGGGCCCATCATACCCACCATCCCTGGACCCCCTTCCGTAACCAGTCATCATATATCCACACAGGCGACATTGTCCTCTGCCCCAGTATCTTCTGTCCCCTTGCCCCTCGGTACTTTGCCCAAATCTCTTATCTCTGGCCCTTCTGCCCTTCCGTGTCAAACCCAAATGCCTCTCCCACCCATGTCAATATCATCTGTCCCTCTAATACCAGGTCCTCCAGTGTCAGGCCCCCCAATGTCTCTCCCATCCATGTCCATCCCAACTATGTCTGGCCCGAGCATGTCTGGAGCCCCCATGATGCagggctctctgcctgggcccCCTGGCTCCCTTCCAAGTGCAATGCAACCATTCCCCCTTGCTTTTGATGCTACTCCAGCCCCCGTTGGGATGTTTGCCAACCAGCCGGTCCAACCTGCCTTCATGCCCATGCAGACCTACATGCCTGGTCTGGCTAGCAGCATGACTTACCCCAACGCCAGCGTGCCAGTGGTAGGCATCACACCATCACAAATGGTGGCCAATGCCTTTTGCACTGCCACAGGCTCATCAGGCACAGGTCCGACCATGGGCTCGGCAGCTGGAGGGTCCAAAGTGGGGCCCTTGGGCACTGTCGGGCATCACCACTCCTATCCTGGAGTGGCTGGTGCAACCGGACACCCCTCAGGGTTTAACACAGCTACGTTTTCCTCCACTCCACCTCTGTCGTCAGCCATTAACGGCCTCCCACCCCACAGCAGTGCAGCCGCAATGAACCTCCAAAACGGGACTTCGGTCAGTGGTGGCAGTGGAGAGAGCTGGCCTCCAGAGGGCAGCCAACTAACCGCTCCAGGGGTTAGCGACTCCCAAGACGATGATCGTTTTGAAGCCAAGTGGGCGGCACTGGAGACAAAAGGAGCGACACAATCGACAGGGAACAAGGCACCGGCTGCCACAGCCAACCCATTCTCCAACAGTctgcaaaaaacatttgagattGAGCTCTGA
- the numbl gene encoding numb-like protein isoform X3, whose product MPIYGATRRSREHVTPEMNKLRQSLRRKKPTYVPEASRPHQWQADEEAVRKGKCNFAVRYLGLVEVEESRGMHVCEEAVKKLKVSGKKTVKAVLWVSADGLRVVDDKTKDLIVDQTIEKVSFCAPDRNYDKAFSYICRDGTTRRWMCHCFMALKDSGERLSHAVGCAFAACLERKQRREKECGVTASFDASRTSFVREGSFRINSSSSQQGSSSERDEKMQDKKKDQPSVVPALPPGSASPPEGTASQMERPEPGGPHAIPRRHAPIEQLVRQGSFRGFPALSQKNSPFKRQLSLRLNDLPSTLQRKTDFEAKNPEMDMGLPCEGDSSINALCCQINTSFANPSDELFSNPSMSANCPPTCTVPPILPPPPAPVQVTSSWVQPEPPLHSPPPVSAALQSGHKRTPSEAERWLEEVSKAVKAQQTPPSGPIIPTIPGPPSVTSHHISTQATLSSAPVSSVPLPLGTLPKSLISGPSALPCQTQMPLPPMSISSVPLIPGPPVSGPPMSLPSMSIPTMSGPSMSGAPMMQGSLPGPPGSLPSAMQPFPLAFDATPAPVGMFANQPVQPAFMPMQTYMPGLASSMTYPNASVPVVGITPSQMVANAFCTATGSSGTGPTMGSAAGGSKVGPLGTVGHHHSYPGVAGATGHPSGFNTATFSSTPPLSSAINGLPPHSSAAAMNLQNGTSVSGGSGESWPPEGSQLTAPGVSDSQDDDRFEAKWAALETKGATQSTGNKAPAATANPFSNSLQKTFEIEL is encoded by the exons ATGCCGATTTATGGAGCAACTAGACG ttCCAGGGAGCACGTGACCCCGGAGATGAACAAGCTTCGTCAGAGTCTGAGGAGGAAGAAGCCCACCTATGTGCCAGAGGCCAGCAGACCGCATCAGTGGCAGGCTGACGAGGAGGCTGTACGCAAGGGCAAATGTAACTTTGCTGTTCGG taCCTGGGGCTTGTCGAGGTGGAGGAGTCGAGAGGAATGCACGTTTGTGAGGAGGCTGTTAAAAAGCTGAAAGTT AGTGGCAAAAAGACGGTAAAAGCAGTGCTGTGGGTTTCAGCTGATGGACTCAGGGTGGTTGATGACAAAACTAAG GACCTCATTGTGGACCAGACCATCGAGAAGGTTTCCTTCTGCGCTCCTGACCGGAACTACGACAAGGCCTTCTCCTACATCTGCAGAGATGGAACCACCAGACGGTGGATGTGCCACTGCTTCATGGCTCTGAAAGACTCG GGTGAGAGACTGAGCCATGCAGTCGGCTGTGCCTTCGCTGCCTGTCTGGAGAGAAAGCAGCGCAGAGAGAAGGAGTGTGGCGTGACGGCTTCTTTCGATGCCAGTCGCACTTCCTTTGTGCGCGAGGGCTCCTTCCGCATCAATTCATCTTCCAGCCAGCAGGGCAGCAGCAGTGAGCGAGATGAGAAGATGCAGGATAAAAAGAAAG ATCAGCCCTCTGTCGTCCCAGCTCTCCCTCCTGGCTCCGCCTCTCCACCCGAGGGGACGGCATCCCAGATGGAGCGTCCAGAACCAGGTGGGCCCCACGCCATCCCTCGCCGCCACGCACCCATCGAACAGCTGGTTCGCCAAGGCTCATTCAGGGGATTTCCAGCTCTAAGTCAGAAGAACTCTCCCTTTAAGAGACAGCTGTCGCTTCGCCTCAATGACCTGCCATCCACTCTGCAGCGCAAAACAGACTTTGAGGCCAAGAACCCTG AGATGGACATGGGGTTGCCTTGTGAGGGTGACAGTAGTATAAATGCACTGTGTTGCCAGATCAACACATCCTTCGCCAACCCATCAGACGAGCTCTTCTCCAACCCATCTATGTCTGCAAATTGCCCTCCGACCTGCACTGTGCCCCCAATTTTGCCTCCTCCGCCTGCACCTGTCCAGG tCACCTCATCCTGGGTGCAGCCAGAACCTCCTCTCCACTCCCCTCCTCCAGTTTCTGCTGCACTGCAGAGCGGTCACAAGCGCACCCCCTCAGAGGCTGAGAGATGGCTGGAGGAGGTCTCTAAGGCTGTCAAAGCCCAGCAGACGCCTCCCTCTGGGCCCATCATACCCACCATCCCTGGACCCCCTTCCGTAACCAGTCATCATATATCCACACAGGCGACATTGTCCTCTGCCCCAGTATCTTCTGTCCCCTTGCCCCTCGGTACTTTGCCCAAATCTCTTATCTCTGGCCCTTCTGCCCTTCCGTGTCAAACCCAAATGCCTCTCCCACCCATGTCAATATCATCTGTCCCTCTAATACCAGGTCCTCCAGTGTCAGGCCCCCCAATGTCTCTCCCATCCATGTCCATCCCAACTATGTCTGGCCCGAGCATGTCTGGAGCCCCCATGATGCagggctctctgcctgggcccCCTGGCTCCCTTCCAAGTGCAATGCAACCATTCCCCCTTGCTTTTGATGCTACTCCAGCCCCCGTTGGGATGTTTGCCAACCAGCCGGTCCAACCTGCCTTCATGCCCATGCAGACCTACATGCCTGGTCTGGCTAGCAGCATGACTTACCCCAACGCCAGCGTGCCAGTGGTAGGCATCACACCATCACAAATGGTGGCCAATGCCTTTTGCACTGCCACAGGCTCATCAGGCACAGGTCCGACCATGGGCTCGGCAGCTGGAGGGTCCAAAGTGGGGCCCTTGGGCACTGTCGGGCATCACCACTCCTATCCTGGAGTGGCTGGTGCAACCGGACACCCCTCAGGGTTTAACACAGCTACGTTTTCCTCCACTCCACCTCTGTCGTCAGCCATTAACGGCCTCCCACCCCACAGCAGTGCAGCCGCAATGAACCTCCAAAACGGGACTTCGGTCAGTGGTGGCAGTGGAGAGAGCTGGCCTCCAGAGGGCAGCCAACTAACCGCTCCAGGGGTTAGCGACTCCCAAGACGATGATCGTTTTGAAGCCAAGTGGGCGGCACTGGAGACAAAAGGAGCGACACAATCGACAGGGAACAAGGCACCGGCTGCCACAGCCAACCCATTCTCCAACAGTctgcaaaaaacatttgagattGAGCTCTGA
- the numbl gene encoding numb-like protein isoform X4: MNKLRQSLRRKKPTYVPEASRPHQWQADEEAVRKGKCNFAVRYLGLVEVEESRGMHVCEEAVKKLKVSGKKTVKAVLWVSADGLRVVDDKTKDLIVDQTIEKVSFCAPDRNYDKAFSYICRDGTTRRWMCHCFMALKDSGERLSHAVGCAFAACLERKQRREKECGVTASFDASRTSFVREGSFRINSSSSQQGSSSERDEKMQDKKKDQPSVVPALPPGSASPPEGTASQMERPEPGGPHAIPRRHAPIEQLVRQGSFRGFPALSQKNSPFKRQLSLRLNDLPSTLQRKTDFEAKNPEMDMGLPCEGDSSINALCCQINTSFANPSDELFSNPSMSANCPPTCTVPPILPPPPAPVQVTSSWVQPEPPLHSPPPVSAALQSGHKRTPSEAERWLEEVSKAVKAQQTPPSGPIIPTIPGPPSVTSHHISTQATLSSAPVSSVPLPLGTLPKSLISGPSALPCQTQMPLPPMSISSVPLIPGPPVSGPPMSLPSMSIPTMSGPSMSGAPMMQGSLPGPPGSLPSAMQPFPLAFDATPAPVGMFANQPVQPAFMPMQTYMPGLASSMTYPNASVPVVGITPSQMVANAFCTATGSSGTGPTMGSAAGGSKVGPLGTVGHHHSYPGVAGATGHPSGFNTATFSSTPPLSSAINGLPPHSSAAAMNLQNGTSVSGGSGESWPPEGSQLTAPGVSDSQDDDRFEAKWAALETKGATQSTGNKAPAATANPFSNSLQKTFEIEL; the protein is encoded by the exons ATGAACAAGCTTCGTCAGAGTCTGAGGAGGAAGAAGCCCACCTATGTGCCAGAGGCCAGCAGACCGCATCAGTGGCAGGCTGACGAGGAGGCTGTACGCAAGGGCAAATGTAACTTTGCTGTTCGG taCCTGGGGCTTGTCGAGGTGGAGGAGTCGAGAGGAATGCACGTTTGTGAGGAGGCTGTTAAAAAGCTGAAAGTT AGTGGCAAAAAGACGGTAAAAGCAGTGCTGTGGGTTTCAGCTGATGGACTCAGGGTGGTTGATGACAAAACTAAG GACCTCATTGTGGACCAGACCATCGAGAAGGTTTCCTTCTGCGCTCCTGACCGGAACTACGACAAGGCCTTCTCCTACATCTGCAGAGATGGAACCACCAGACGGTGGATGTGCCACTGCTTCATGGCTCTGAAAGACTCG GGTGAGAGACTGAGCCATGCAGTCGGCTGTGCCTTCGCTGCCTGTCTGGAGAGAAAGCAGCGCAGAGAGAAGGAGTGTGGCGTGACGGCTTCTTTCGATGCCAGTCGCACTTCCTTTGTGCGCGAGGGCTCCTTCCGCATCAATTCATCTTCCAGCCAGCAGGGCAGCAGCAGTGAGCGAGATGAGAAGATGCAGGATAAAAAGAAAG ATCAGCCCTCTGTCGTCCCAGCTCTCCCTCCTGGCTCCGCCTCTCCACCCGAGGGGACGGCATCCCAGATGGAGCGTCCAGAACCAGGTGGGCCCCACGCCATCCCTCGCCGCCACGCACCCATCGAACAGCTGGTTCGCCAAGGCTCATTCAGGGGATTTCCAGCTCTAAGTCAGAAGAACTCTCCCTTTAAGAGACAGCTGTCGCTTCGCCTCAATGACCTGCCATCCACTCTGCAGCGCAAAACAGACTTTGAGGCCAAGAACCCTG AGATGGACATGGGGTTGCCTTGTGAGGGTGACAGTAGTATAAATGCACTGTGTTGCCAGATCAACACATCCTTCGCCAACCCATCAGACGAGCTCTTCTCCAACCCATCTATGTCTGCAAATTGCCCTCCGACCTGCACTGTGCCCCCAATTTTGCCTCCTCCGCCTGCACCTGTCCAGG tCACCTCATCCTGGGTGCAGCCAGAACCTCCTCTCCACTCCCCTCCTCCAGTTTCTGCTGCACTGCAGAGCGGTCACAAGCGCACCCCCTCAGAGGCTGAGAGATGGCTGGAGGAGGTCTCTAAGGCTGTCAAAGCCCAGCAGACGCCTCCCTCTGGGCCCATCATACCCACCATCCCTGGACCCCCTTCCGTAACCAGTCATCATATATCCACACAGGCGACATTGTCCTCTGCCCCAGTATCTTCTGTCCCCTTGCCCCTCGGTACTTTGCCCAAATCTCTTATCTCTGGCCCTTCTGCCCTTCCGTGTCAAACCCAAATGCCTCTCCCACCCATGTCAATATCATCTGTCCCTCTAATACCAGGTCCTCCAGTGTCAGGCCCCCCAATGTCTCTCCCATCCATGTCCATCCCAACTATGTCTGGCCCGAGCATGTCTGGAGCCCCCATGATGCagggctctctgcctgggcccCCTGGCTCCCTTCCAAGTGCAATGCAACCATTCCCCCTTGCTTTTGATGCTACTCCAGCCCCCGTTGGGATGTTTGCCAACCAGCCGGTCCAACCTGCCTTCATGCCCATGCAGACCTACATGCCTGGTCTGGCTAGCAGCATGACTTACCCCAACGCCAGCGTGCCAGTGGTAGGCATCACACCATCACAAATGGTGGCCAATGCCTTTTGCACTGCCACAGGCTCATCAGGCACAGGTCCGACCATGGGCTCGGCAGCTGGAGGGTCCAAAGTGGGGCCCTTGGGCACTGTCGGGCATCACCACTCCTATCCTGGAGTGGCTGGTGCAACCGGACACCCCTCAGGGTTTAACACAGCTACGTTTTCCTCCACTCCACCTCTGTCGTCAGCCATTAACGGCCTCCCACCCCACAGCAGTGCAGCCGCAATGAACCTCCAAAACGGGACTTCGGTCAGTGGTGGCAGTGGAGAGAGCTGGCCTCCAGAGGGCAGCCAACTAACCGCTCCAGGGGTTAGCGACTCCCAAGACGATGATCGTTTTGAAGCCAAGTGGGCGGCACTGGAGACAAAAGGAGCGACACAATCGACAGGGAACAAGGCACCGGCTGCCACAGCCAACCCATTCTCCAACAGTctgcaaaaaacatttgagattGAGCTCTGA